GCCCGTCGAAGCCCTGTCCTTGCCTTCCGGAGAAGCAGACAGCCCTTCGACAAGCTCAGGGTGAACGAACGCAATGGCTGCCACGTACTTGTAAAGCCGTGACTTACAGGAACTTCGCCATCGCCGTCGCGGTGTCGACCATGCGGTTGGAGAAGCCCCATTCGTTGTCGTACCAGCTGACGACGCGGACCAGCTTGCCGTCGATCACCGCGGTCTCCAGACTGTCGACGGTCGACGACTGCGGCGAATGCATCAGGTCGATCGAGACGAGCGGCTCGTCCGAATAGACCAGCACGCCCTTCAGCGGGCCGTCCTCCGCCGCCGCCTTGAGCAAAGCATTGACCTCGTCGCGGGTCACGTCACGCGCGGGGGTGAAGGTCAGGTCGACCAGGCTGACGTCGGGCACCGGCACGCGGATCGCCGATCCGTCCAGCTTGCCCTTCAGTTCGGGCAGCACCTCGCCCACTGCGCGCGCCGCGCCCGTCGTCGTCGGGATCATGCTCATCGCCGCCGCGCGCGCACGGCGCAGGTCCGGGTGGATCTGGTCGAGGATCTTCTGGTCGTTGGTATAGGCGTGCACCGTCGTCATCAGACCGCGTTCGATGCCGATCGCATCGTTCAGCACCTTGGCGACCGGCGCCAGGCAGTTGGTGGTGCACGACGCGTTCGACACGATCGTATGCTCGGCGCTCAGCTTGTCGTGGTTGACGCCGTAGACGACGGTCAGGTCGACGTTCTTGCCGGGGGCGGAGATCAGCACCTTCTTGGCGCCCGCATCCAGATGCTTCTGGCACGATGCGCGGTCGG
This portion of the Sphingomonas sp. FARSPH genome encodes:
- the gap gene encoding type I glyceraldehyde-3-phosphate dehydrogenase gives rise to the protein MTVKVAINGFGRIGRLVARAMIERGGDDLELVAINDLADAKSNAWLFSRDSVHGKYPGTVTAEGQDLVIDGKRIRVTAERDPANLPHAELGVDLVLECTGFFTDRASCQKHLDAGAKKVLISAPGKNVDLTVVYGVNHDKLSAEHTIVSNASCTTNCLAPVAKVLNDAIGIERGLMTTVHAYTNDQKILDQIHPDLRRARAAAMSMIPTTTGAARAVGEVLPELKGKLDGSAIRVPVPDVSLVDLTFTPARDVTRDEVNALLKAAAEDGPLKGVLVYSDEPLVSIDLMHSPQSSTVDSLETAVIDGKLVRVVSWYDNEWGFSNRMVDTATAMAKFL